The Limisphaera ngatamarikiensis genome contains the following window.
TCATGGATGGAACGGCCTGCACCGGCACCAGGTACCGTTCCCCCTGCGGGTTGCTTTCGAATTCGCGCGCCTCCTGGAACCACCACACCCCGTTCGTATATACGGCCCGGCTGGCGAAGAGCCATCGGCGTCGACCTTCCGGGGTCAGATACTCCACCTGCGGACCGGTCAGCTCCCCTGCCAGCGGATCAAACGCGTCCGCATGCCATGCGCGGTGGTCGCGCCGGTTCATGAACCCAAAATTGGCGATGCGGACCCGTTTGTCGTCTCCGGGCTCGACCGGTCGGAGCACCGCCTCCGCCCTGCGGGTGCTTTCCGGTCCCCAGTGTTCATTCAGCGTCCACATCAGGCCGCTGCAACCCAGGCCCACCCCCAGGTAGGGCAGGGCGATGCGCCAGAGGCCCAGACCCGCCGCGCGCATGGCGGTGATCTCATGGTGGCGGGCCAGCCGATGCAACGCGTACAACAAAGCCAGTAACAGGGCCATCGGCAGGACCAGTCCCAGGAATTCCGGCACACGCCAGCCGTAATAGACGAGCACCCGGGTCCATGCCAGTTGGCGCCCCTGGAAATCAGCGATGCGCTCCAGCAGATCCGCGGTGATCCAGACCAGCAGGAAGCCGGTGAGGCAGGCCACCAGCGGGCCCGTCAACTCGCGCAACAGATAGCGATCCAGCAGACGCACGGGCGCCCAGCCTATGCACCGGTTCCCCGGGCGCGCAAGCCCCGCCCCCGGGGCCGCGGGCGGACGCTACCAACCCAGCACCCGCGCGAAGATCAGCGGCGCAATGACGGTGGCGTCCGATTCGATCACAAACCGGGGTGTGTCCGGACCGAGTTTGCCCCAGGTAATCTTCTCATTGGGCACCGCGCCGGAGTAGCTGCCGTAGCTGGTGGTGGAATCGCTGATCTGGCAGAAGTAGGCCCACAAGGGGACGTGCGTCCGTTTGAGATCCTGCCGGAGCAACGGCACGGCGCAGATGGCGAAGTCGCCCGGGATGCCGCCGCCGATCTGGAAAAAGCCGATCGGATGCCGGGCCGAGGTTTCCTCGTACCACCGCAGCAGCTCCAGCATGGCTTCCAGACCGTTGCGGATGATTTGCACGTCGTGGAGCGTGCCGTCGGCTACCCGGGCCACAAAGAGATTGCCCAGGGAGGAATCCTCCCATCCCGGTACGAACAGGGGCAGGTCCTTTTGCGCGGCTGCCAGCAGCCAACTGTGCCGGGGATCGGCCTGATACAGCGACTCCAGTTCACCGCTGCGGAGCAAATCGTATACGAACTCGTGCGGGAACCGCCGTTGTCCCGTCTTTTCCGCTGCCTGCCAGCGGGGCAGCAACCGGTCATGAACCAGCATCATGACCCGTTCCGGGATGCAAACGTCGGTGACCCGGTTCAGTCCCCGTCGCATCAGTTCCAGTTCGTCAGCCGGGGTGAGGTCGCGGTATTCCGGCAGCTGCACGTATTCGCGGTGGCCCACGAGGTTGAAGAGGTCCTCCTCCAGGTTTGCACCGGTGCAACAAATCGCATGGATCTTGTCGCGGCGGATCATCTCGGCCAGGGAGCGTCCAAGCTCGGCCGTGCTCATGGCGCCGGCCATGGCGAGAAACATCCGGCCGCCGCGCTCCAGCAACCGGATCCAGGCCTCACTGGCGCGTCGGACCACCGCGGCATTGAAATGCCGGAAGTGCTCCTCCACGAACGCACTGACCGGTCCCAAGGTTGTTGGTGTCATGGTAACGTTTTCAGCCATGTCCTGGTTCCCTTCCGAGCGTTGCCACGCGATTTGCGGCGTCCCGTGCTGCGGCGCGCCGCCGAGGATGCGCCGCAATTGTTGCAGATCAACCGCCCCTTGTGAATCAAAACCATTCAAAAAGCACACGCGGGCGAGCTGAATTCAGCGGATCGGCCCCGGCAACGTGATGTTGCTGCAGATGGCGCTCCACGAGGGCAGTTGCCCGCCCCGGGCATCAGAGCGGCCGTTCACGGAAAGTCTGCACTTTTGTCGCAGGCGGTGGATTTGAAAACGCGGCGGAGCGGAGCATCTCAGGTCAGCTGGTCCCATGGGGGTTCACGCGTTCGAGGCTGCGGCCATGAGACGTTGCGTTCACGGCCGGCCGGTTTTACGTCCGGCGCAGGCGAATGGGGAACACGATGTCTGGCT
Protein-coding sequences here:
- a CDS encoding LptF/LptG family permease, translating into MRLLDRYLLRELTGPLVACLTGFLLVWITADLLERIADFQGRQLAWTRVLVYYGWRVPEFLGLVLPMALLLALLYALHRLARHHEITAMRAAGLGLWRIALPYLGVGLGCSGLMWTLNEHWGPESTRRAEAVLRPVEPGDDKRVRIANFGFMNRRDHRAWHADAFDPLAGELTGPQVEYLTPEGRRRWLFASRAVYTNGVWWFQEAREFESNPQGERYLVPVQAVPSMSRPDFTETPEQLYSAHVVRGRLERRASRKLDLPVRTLRDYARLNPDLSPEERAWLETQLQGRFSLAATCTVVVLIALPFGVMPGRRNVFYGVAGSIFVAFTYFVLQQVGLALGTGGHLSPWLAAWAPNLAFAGLGIAMIQRFR
- a CDS encoding deoxyhypusine synthase family protein; its protein translation is MTPTTLGPVSAFVEEHFRHFNAAVVRRASEAWIRLLERGGRMFLAMAGAMSTAELGRSLAEMIRRDKIHAICCTGANLEEDLFNLVGHREYVQLPEYRDLTPADELELMRRGLNRVTDVCIPERVMMLVHDRLLPRWQAAEKTGQRRFPHEFVYDLLRSGELESLYQADPRHSWLLAAAQKDLPLFVPGWEDSSLGNLFVARVADGTLHDVQIIRNGLEAMLELLRWYEETSARHPIGFFQIGGGIPGDFAICAVPLLRQDLKRTHVPLWAYFCQISDSTTSYGSYSGAVPNEKITWGKLGPDTPRFVIESDATVIAPLIFARVLGW